From the Juglans microcarpa x Juglans regia isolate MS1-56 chromosome 7D, Jm3101_v1.0, whole genome shotgun sequence genome, the window TGCATGGCATTCCGGTGTCAATGCCCGGCGGCCTAGGAGTAGAATCAGTAATGGCACGAGGAGGGGTGGTGGGAATAATGCTAAGATTGTACCCCCACCAGTGCGGGATGAGGAGATCAATGACACAATCCCAAGTTTAGGGTTGATGAATTTCAACAAGGGGAGGTACTTGTACTATTCACGTGGAGGGGATTATTGTAAGGGAATGAATCACCACCTTTGGAGTTTCTTGTGTGGTTTAGGGGAGGCTATGTACTTGAATAGAACATTTGTGATGGATTTGAGTATATGCCTGGCGGCAACTTATAATCCAAGTAATAAAGATGAGGAGGGAAAGGATTTCCggtattattttgattttgagcaTCTTAAGGAGGTTGCATCGATTGTGGAGGAGGGTGAGTTTTTGGGAGGCTGGAAGAAATGGGATCGAAGCCATAAAAGGAAAGTTCCTACTAGGAAGGTTGTGAGCTACAAGGTGACGCCAATgcaacttaagaaagataagagcACAATTGTATGGAGGCAGTTCGATGCACCAGAGCCGGAGAATTATTGGTATAGGGTATGTGAAGGGCAAGCTGCCAAGTACATCCAGAGGCCATGGCATGCTCTTTGGAAATCAAAGAGATTGATGAATATTGTTTCAGAGATCAGTGGGCGAATGGACTGGGATTTTGATGCGGTACACGTGGTTCGAGGGGAGAAGGCACAGAATAAAGAGCTATGGCCTCATCTGGACTCTGATACATCCCCTGACAGGCTCCTTGCAAAGCTTAAAGGTTTGGTTCAGCCATGGAGGAATCTGTATATAGCCACCAATGAACCCTTTTACAATTACTTTGACAAACTGAGATCTCAGTACAAGGTGCATTTGCTTGATGATTTTAATGAATTGTGGGGAAATACAAGTGAGTGGTACAATGAGACAATGCTTCTAAATAATGGACGACCAGTTGAGTTTGATGGTTACATGAGAGTTGCTGTGGATACTGAGGTTCTTTATAGGGGAAAGACACGTGTGGAAACATTCTATAATTTGACCACAGATTGCAAGGATGGAATCAATACGTGCTGAAGAGGTTTTTGTTATCCTATAATGCTTTTTACTTGAATTTGAACGT encodes:
- the LOC121238848 gene encoding uncharacterized protein LOC121238848 codes for the protein MKESNPTTEPIGQNLIKLIGNVCFSVFVFSVLIFTVIAITYQPPDPWLESAPALTKLFTQSENATFQNDNSILKTGEDFPLVRALAPEGMPITEAVIKETEEKIATMTPESRSGCDELRDVVNCSDPRVLIAVEKFNLRVFKSIVFLEYQTTVNGSKPDECDVAWRFRNKKEKSWRKYRDFRRFKFGIGENCTYKVVQAGAWHSGVNARRPRSRISNGTRRGGGNNAKIVPPPVRDEEINDTIPSLGLMNFNKGRYLYYSRGGDYCKGMNHHLWSFLCGLGEAMYLNRTFVMDLSICLAATYNPSNKDEEGKDFRYYFDFEHLKEVASIVEEGEFLGGWKKWDRSHKRKVPTRKVVSYKVTPMQLKKDKSTIVWRQFDAPEPENYWYRVCEGQAAKYIQRPWHALWKSKRLMNIVSEISGRMDWDFDAVHVVRGEKAQNKELWPHLDSDTSPDRLLAKLKGLVQPWRNLYIATNEPFYNYFDKLRSQYKVHLLDDFNELWGNTSEWYNETMLLNNGRPVEFDGYMRVAVDTEVLYRGKTRVETFYNLTTDCKDGINTC